From the Moorena sp. SIOASIH genome, the window GATAAAAATCTTTATTAATTCAGCAAATCTCAATAAGACTGTACTATGTTGCCATTGTGGCAAAAAGTTAGAGCATTTATAGTGGTTTTACTAGTGCTCATAGTTGATGTTTTTTTTGGTAATGGCTAATGGATAATCGGCAGAAGTATTGAACAGGGAATAGGGAACAGGGAATAGGGAACAGGAAACAAGTATTTTTCGATAAAAAGGTATCTTTAAATACATTTTTTCTTATTGTCTTGATGCAGTCGTTCATGGTTTCGGTTCTGTGTAGATCACCTGCTTCTGCACCTTAAAAGCCCCGTGGGAAAACCCTTTGGGGGCCCTGGCTCTCCCCGCGCTGCATTCCTACTCCCTACTCCCTACTTCCTAAAACCCAGGACAAAAGTTCCTCACCCAATTGATAACTGCTATAGATATAGCGGTTTGCACTTCAATTAGGTACAAATTTCTGGGTTTGTAGGGAGCAGGGACTTCGGAGCAGGGAGCGGGGAAGAGGGAAGAAGGATAAAATCCTGTGTACTTGATAGTTATGCAAACCGCCGTAATGGGTAATGGGTAATCCCCAGCTGATAGCACCTCAAGTAGCGTGCGGGTAGCGCATTAGCTGATAGCTAACAAAGTTAAATAGTAAATTAAAAATTATCCCCTTTGATAGTTTTCTTTAGCTGAATAAAATTATTGTTAACGTCCGGTATAAAGGGGAATAGCAACCATAGTGCCTGCATCTAGCTGATCCCGTCTTAGGGTCTTCGTCTTTCCCCGTCTAGTTTCCTTAATCTCGATTGTATAAGTCGATCCGAAAGCAATTTCCCGATAAACTGCTGAGACCGCAGAATCTCGATTAAGTATCACTGGACGCTTGGGGTCATCGACTCCCTGAGCTGGGTAGAACAGACCACCTAGGATCTCACTCTTTCCACCATTAACAGTAGCAGCTACAGTGGTACCATACTCCGTCTTGTAGCCAAACACCCAAGCTAGACCACCATCGTTATTGAGTAAGGGTTCCGGTGGGGGAGACTCGCAGTTGAGCTGGCGAGCGTAAACCCTTTGCCCCTTCCTGATTCTGATCCTAGAGGTCACAACGTCTTCTAAGAACCAAGTCCCAGTTTCGGAGGTGGTTTCCAAGAATGGACTGGAGTGCCGAACCACTACAGGCTGTGACGCAGCATTTTCCAATGTTCCACCCTGGAAGTTAAATCTTTCCAGGATGACTGGGTGGTCGTGATTCTCAAAACGGAATAATACTTCTGGTGAGCGAACTAAGGAGAAGAATCCAATCATCCGATGCACGTTACCTCGCACGATTACAGGCTTGTTAAGGTGATAGTATCCCCAAGGGAAATAAATGGTGGTTTTGCCGGAGTCAATCGCTTTCTGGATCCCCTCGGAGTCATCGATACCATCATCTCGTTTAGCACCGTAGTCTTCTACATTTGCCCAGTTATTTAGGTCATAGTCCAAGAATTCTGGGGTCTCCTCAATCGGTAGGTTAAGGCTTGGCTTTGGGGAATCGAAGAGGCTGATAGATGGTGCAGCGATAAACTCTTCTACCTTAGGACCAGCTATCAGTTTGTCTCCACTCTTGATGGCAGCTTTGTATCCTTCGACACTAACGTTGCGAACCAGGATATTGCTTGTATTTTCAATAGCCACCGCCTGTGGTGACCCGCCGCGTAATTCTGAATCAATCAGTACAACTGGTCCAATCCAGTCGCCGCCGTTGCTGATAGCAGGAACCGAATTAATACTGGTTAGCTTGCGGATAGCTAACACTAGGTTGTCATTTTTAATACCTACCAGATTTTGGTGTTCCAGTCGGATGTTTTCAAGGGTGACATTGTAGAGAGCCGAGCTCCCCCGGATACCAATGTCAAAGCCTTTGATAGTAACGTTTTTGATTAGGCACGGTCCTACCTCACGGGTCAAGTTTAAACCAATTGCTCCGATGCCATCACCGGAGACAATGACCACATTTTCCATCGCCCCCGTGTTGCTGGCGTTGAAGTCTACACCAATAGCACCAGAATTACCTTTACCTGTGTCGAAGGTCATGTCGAAGATGTAGTTATTATGGGCGCGATTGCCTTTGCCAGTGTCGCGAGTTCCCAGGGAGCCAGGGCGCGTGATCGGTCTGGGCTGCTCAGGATTACCAAAACCTTTGGCTTTGTCCTTAAGCTTGATCATAGTCTTGTCAGTGCCTTCACCCTGCCAAGTTAGAAATGCCCCAAAAACACCGTTTTTATTCTTCCACTCAATTGAATCACTGACCAAATAGGTTCCTGTTGGAAATAACAGGGTGCGATGTTTAGTGAGATTATCCTGAACTGCTCGGCGAATGGCGGCTGTGTCATCGGTAATACCATCACCTTTGGCACCGTAATCCCGCACATTCACCATGTTCGCATCCAAAGGATAGAGGGGATTCGCTGCTACTGAAGAACTGACCAAGCTGGAAAAGCTAGCAGGTAAGCCGATCAGCAATAGTAGGGTGCACAGGCTTAGGGAGAAGAACGTGAGCTTGGCTAGGTGCGGACGAATGCCTACTAGATTTTTAAGTCTTTGGGATTGGTATTTACGCGCTAGATGTATAAAAAATAACGCTTTTCGGAGCAGTACTGCCAATCCTTTACTGATCATCCAGCGGTAGCCGTTCTTAGTTAATCGTGTTTTTAGCATTTTTCAGATACCACTTTATGTCAAAAAAATCACAATATTTAATATTTAATTAATAAATTTTTGTTAAATTTAATTCAAGCCAATCTGGCAACAGATCTAAGTAGAACTTGGTTTTAATGAAAAATACTGAATGATATCAAGTCCGGTTAATTACTTTCCAAATAATCCCTGAATTTTTGGTAATGAGTAATAGGTGATGAGTAATCATCAACTAGCAATTACCAATTACTAACTACCAACTAACAATTACTAATTACTAATTACCAATTACCAATTACCCGCTCAGGAATTATGATAATTAGTCAACCGAATTTGATAGGATACATCGATAGGTTTATTCATCCCTTAATTGACAAATAAATAGTAATTGAGTTGAAGTAAAACCTGTTAGTAATTTCGTTGTTAGTTATTTGGTTCTCAAGATTCATATGAAAGTAGCAATTCTTGCCGGGGGTCTCGGTACTCGCCTAGCGGAAGAAACGGACACAAAACCAAAGCCAATGGTAGCAATCGGAGGGCGACCAATCCTCTGGCATATCATGATGCATTATTACCATTATGGCTTCCAAGATTTTGTGATTGCCCTTGGCTATAAGGCAGAAGTTATTAAAAAATACATGGTGGACTATTGTTCACTTAATAGTAACTTAACGGTGAACCTTAGCAATGGCAAAGTCATCCAGCACGGTGGTGGAGCACCGGATTGGACAGTTGATCTCATCGATACTGGTATTCACACCAATACAGGCGGTCGGATCAAACGCCTCGCTCCTTATGTAGGCAATCAGACATTTATGCTCACTTGGGGAGATGGGGTTTCTGATGTCAATTTAAATGCGCTCCTGGAATTCCATCGCTCCCATGGCAAATTAGCTACCTTAACTGCAGTACGTCCACCTGCACGTTTTGGTTACTTAGAACTAGATGGAAACCAGATTACGGAATTCTCTGAAAAGCCTCAAACCCGAGAAGGCTGGATCAACGGTGCTTTCTTTGTTTTAGAGCCGGGAGTTTTTGATTATATCGACGGTGATGACACCCAGTGGGAAAAAGCGCCACTGGAGCGACTCGCCAAAGATGGGCAACTGATGGCTTATCACCACACTTCATTCTGGCAATGCATGGACACCTTGCGGGACAAGCGCAGGTTAGAAAGTCTGTGGAACAGTGGCAATGCACCTTGGAAAATTTGGGAGGAAAATAATGCGAGTATTAGTAACTGGTCACAAGGGCTACATCGGCACAGTCATGGTGCCAATGCTACTAGCTCAAGGGTATGATGTATTTGGTCTTGATAGCGACTTATTTGAACAGAGTACCTTTGGTGAAGGAATTCGAAAAATTCCAGAGCTAAAAAAGGATATCCGTGACGTTACCGCAACAGAACTAGAAGGATTTGATGCTCTAATCCACTTAGCAGGTCTTTCCAACGATCCTCTGGGGAATCTGAATCCTGACTTAACCTATGAGATCAATTATGCTGCTTCAGTTCATTTGGCTAAGTTAGCCAAAGCCGCAGGCATTGAGCGCTTTGTATTCTCATCATCCTGTAGTAACTATGGTGCTGGCGGTGATGACTGGTTGACTGAGGAATCACCCTTCAACCCTGTCACTCCTTACGGCATTTCTAAAGTTCGTGTTGAGCAAGATGTTACTCAGTTAGCGGACGATAACTTTAGTCCTATCTTTCTGCGCAATGCCACCGCTTACGGTGTTTCCCGCCGTCTGCGCTTTGATCTAGTACTCAATAACTTGGTGGCTTGGGCATTTACCACGGGTCAAGTGTATATCAAGAGCGATGGCACCCCTTGGCGTCCCATTGTCCATATCGAAGATATTTCCCAAGCATTTATTGCGGTGTTGGAGGCACCTCGTGAGGTGGTACACAATCAAGCGTTTAATGTCGGACGCAATGAGGACAACTATCGCATTCGAGAGTTAGCGGAAATTGTCAAAGAAACAGTCCCAGGCTGCGAAATTGAATACGCTAAAGATGCTGGACCCGATAAGCGCTGTTATCGAGTTGATTGTAGTAAGATTATTCGGACATTACCCAAATTCAAACCCCAATGGAATGCCCGTCGGGGAGCTCAAGAACTCTACCAGGCTTATCAAACCGTAGGCTTAACCTTGGAAGAGTTTGAAGGACCAAGGTATCAGCGTATTGCTCACATCAAACAATTACTTAGCACTGGAAGATTAGATCAAACCCTGCGTTGGCGTACCCACCTACCTACATCTCCTAAAATACAAGCCATGAGTGTTTAGGAGTTGTTGGGTAATCGGTAATCGGTAATCGGTAATCCTAATATAATTACCAATTACCAATTACCAAAAGGGCGGAAAAATTTGTTGCAGTCACTCTGGAGAATTAGTTAACTTTAATAAAAAGTTGACTTTGCTATTGTTATGAATATTTTTTTGTTGCTGATTAACCGTTAATTGCCAACAGTTTACAGTTAACAATTAACAGTCATATTATTAAAATAATAATGTCTAATTCAATGCCTATTTGCCGTGCTAACAGCACTGATGACTTAGAGTTAATTATTTCCTTCGGTTACACCCCATTAGCTGATGGATTACTTACTAAAGACCAGTTAGATAAACCTGAATATACTGCTCCATTGGATCTGGCGTTTTCTCCTAGCAGTGGTTTAGTCCAAATCACCGAAAGTGTACCCCCTGAAATCCTATTTTGTCGAGACT encodes:
- a CDS encoding glycoside hydrolase family 55 protein, with protein sequence MLKTRLTKNGYRWMISKGLAVLLRKALFFIHLARKYQSQRLKNLVGIRPHLAKLTFFSLSLCTLLLLIGLPASFSSLVSSSVAANPLYPLDANMVNVRDYGAKGDGITDDTAAIRRAVQDNLTKHRTLLFPTGTYLVSDSIEWKNKNGVFGAFLTWQGEGTDKTMIKLKDKAKGFGNPEQPRPITRPGSLGTRDTGKGNRAHNNYIFDMTFDTGKGNSGAIGVDFNASNTGAMENVVIVSGDGIGAIGLNLTREVGPCLIKNVTIKGFDIGIRGSSALYNVTLENIRLEHQNLVGIKNDNLVLAIRKLTSINSVPAISNGGDWIGPVVLIDSELRGGSPQAVAIENTSNILVRNVSVEGYKAAIKSGDKLIAGPKVEEFIAAPSISLFDSPKPSLNLPIEETPEFLDYDLNNWANVEDYGAKRDDGIDDSEGIQKAIDSGKTTIYFPWGYYHLNKPVIVRGNVHRMIGFFSLVRSPEVLFRFENHDHPVILERFNFQGGTLENAASQPVVVRHSSPFLETTSETGTWFLEDVVTSRIRIRKGQRVYARQLNCESPPPEPLLNNDGGLAWVFGYKTEYGTTVAATVNGGKSEILGGLFYPAQGVDDPKRPVILNRDSAVSAVYREIAFGSTYTIEIKETRRGKTKTLRRDQLDAGTMVAIPLYTGR
- the rfbF gene encoding glucose-1-phosphate cytidylyltransferase, with product MKVAILAGGLGTRLAEETDTKPKPMVAIGGRPILWHIMMHYYHYGFQDFVIALGYKAEVIKKYMVDYCSLNSNLTVNLSNGKVIQHGGGAPDWTVDLIDTGIHTNTGGRIKRLAPYVGNQTFMLTWGDGVSDVNLNALLEFHRSHGKLATLTAVRPPARFGYLELDGNQITEFSEKPQTREGWINGAFFVLEPGVFDYIDGDDTQWEKAPLERLAKDGQLMAYHHTSFWQCMDTLRDKRRLESLWNSGNAPWKIWEENNASISNWSQGLHRHSHGANATSSRV
- a CDS encoding SDR family oxidoreductase, encoding MRVLVTGHKGYIGTVMVPMLLAQGYDVFGLDSDLFEQSTFGEGIRKIPELKKDIRDVTATELEGFDALIHLAGLSNDPLGNLNPDLTYEINYAASVHLAKLAKAAGIERFVFSSSCSNYGAGGDDWLTEESPFNPVTPYGISKVRVEQDVTQLADDNFSPIFLRNATAYGVSRRLRFDLVLNNLVAWAFTTGQVYIKSDGTPWRPIVHIEDISQAFIAVLEAPREVVHNQAFNVGRNEDNYRIRELAEIVKETVPGCEIEYAKDAGPDKRCYRVDCSKIIRTLPKFKPQWNARRGAQELYQAYQTVGLTLEEFEGPRYQRIAHIKQLLSTGRLDQTLRWRTHLPTSPKIQAMSV